Proteins encoded by one window of Sandaracinaceae bacterium:
- a CDS encoding sigma 54-interacting transcriptional regulator has protein sequence MAGPTSSLQRHERLRGVQVAKAILRDAFGLELTMVDPRGPLDHQRGGVMTGSNELCRAVLFSRDGFERCDAFYRGVGAETESVTRPCHLGLLAVAEPVIANGEPLGLLVASGFVDPRSRVAPPPEAATLARAVADLDPHHPDPGGLVRSLPVIAGDRTSVVRKILRVAAAEIVAREEQVRDALESGDELPGLWGMVGASPAMRELFELLSRVVQSDATVLIAGESGTGKELVARALHERGPRAGRPFIAANCGAMAEDVLESTLFGHVRGAFSGAIRASGGLFGAADGGSLFLDEVGEMSPAMQVKLLRVLQDGHYLPVGGTEAREANVRVIAASHRDLSQMVAAGTFRQDLFYRLHVLTLKLPALRDRPGDLELLLARFTRDIDGVPPRIGKAAWRCLERYRWPGNVRELRAEVERWAVAASGEPEVGPEHLSAAVREAGGYAGESGGEAAAAAAAGQGSLAAAVEALERAIIVRGLERTDGNRTQLAKDLGISRTTLNDRLKKFGLS, from the coding sequence GTGGCCGGACCGACGAGCAGTCTCCAGAGACACGAGCGCCTCCGTGGCGTGCAGGTGGCCAAGGCCATCCTGCGGGACGCCTTCGGGCTCGAGCTGACGATGGTGGACCCGCGCGGCCCGCTCGACCATCAGCGCGGCGGGGTCATGACGGGCAGCAACGAGCTCTGCCGCGCGGTGCTCTTCTCGCGCGACGGCTTCGAGCGCTGCGACGCCTTCTACCGCGGGGTCGGCGCAGAGACGGAGAGCGTCACGCGGCCTTGTCACCTCGGGCTGCTCGCCGTCGCCGAGCCCGTGATCGCGAACGGGGAGCCGCTCGGCCTCCTCGTCGCGTCGGGCTTCGTCGATCCCCGCAGCCGCGTCGCGCCTCCCCCCGAGGCGGCGACCCTGGCGCGCGCCGTGGCGGACCTCGACCCCCATCACCCCGACCCCGGCGGGCTCGTGCGCAGCCTCCCGGTGATCGCCGGGGACCGGACCTCGGTGGTGCGGAAGATCCTGCGCGTGGCCGCGGCGGAGATCGTCGCCCGCGAGGAGCAGGTCCGCGACGCGCTCGAGTCCGGGGACGAGCTGCCCGGCCTCTGGGGCATGGTCGGCGCGTCGCCCGCGATGCGCGAGCTCTTCGAGCTGCTCAGCCGCGTGGTCCAGAGCGACGCGACCGTGCTGATCGCGGGGGAGAGCGGCACGGGCAAGGAGCTGGTCGCCCGCGCGCTCCACGAGCGAGGCCCTCGCGCCGGCCGTCCGTTCATCGCCGCCAACTGCGGCGCCATGGCCGAGGACGTGCTCGAGTCGACCCTCTTCGGGCACGTGCGCGGCGCGTTCAGCGGCGCCATCCGCGCCAGCGGCGGGCTCTTCGGCGCGGCCGACGGGGGCAGCCTGTTCCTGGACGAGGTGGGCGAGATGTCGCCGGCCATGCAGGTGAAGCTCCTGCGCGTCTTGCAGGACGGGCACTACCTCCCGGTGGGCGGCACCGAGGCGCGCGAGGCGAACGTGCGCGTCATCGCGGCGAGTCACCGTGATCTCTCGCAGATGGTGGCCGCGGGCACGTTCCGCCAGGACCTCTTCTACCGGCTCCACGTGCTGACCTTGAAGCTCCCCGCGCTGCGGGATCGGCCCGGCGACCTGGAGCTCCTGCTCGCGCGCTTCACCCGCGACATCGACGGGGTCCCCCCGCGCATCGGCAAGGCGGCGTGGCGGTGCCTCGAGCGCTACCGCTGGCCGGGCAACGTGCGCGAGCTGCGGGCGGAGGTGGAGCGCTGGGCGGTCGCCGCGTCGGGCGAGCCCGAGGTCGGGCCCGAGCACCTCTCCGCCGCGGTGCGGGAGGCGGGCGGCTACGCGGGCGAGAGCGGCGGCGAGGCGGCGGCCGCGGCGGCGGCGGGGCAGGGCTCGCTCGCGGCGGCGGTCGAGGCCCTGGAGCGCGCGATCATCGTGCGCGGTCTGGAGCGGACGGACGGCAACCGAACCCAGCTCGCGAAGGATCTCGGCATCAGCCGCACCACGCTGAACGACCGCCTCAAGAAGTTCGGCCTCAGCTGA